ATTCAGACTTTTGATAATCCAGGCTGGGCCGCAGCAGGAAAGCTGGCTGCCCTTATCGGCGCCGCACTGAACCGGGGCGTTTTCCAGAGCTATGCCGACTGGGGAACTCATGGTCCTCCAGGCGATACGACCACCGATAAGCCCAAGCCTGATAAATACTATAAGGCCGGGAGCTTCAGCGAGTACGCCAAAGTCCTTCACAGTTTCGCAGTCGATGGCAAGGTCTATGCATTCGGATTCGACGACACTTTCCCGGCGGACCCCACCGCCAGCACCAATCCCAACGACCAGTCTCCTGAATTGACCATCACGATTCCCAAGTACAAATAGACGGTTTTCCCCCCTCCGGGGACAGGCCGGAGGGGGCTCAAAAACCCCTTGAACTTCGGAAAAAGAGGGAGAAAAAGGATATACTTTTACACGCAGAATTTCCCCCCCAGGATAAGGGGCTTCTCATTTACAAAGAGCGACGGGCACATTATCACCATATCCTTGTGCATGGTCGAGGTGCTGTTCCCCCCGAAGCTGCTGTTGTTGCCGATTGCAAGGTGGACTGAGCCAAGAATCTTCTCATCGAGGATTGTGTCGCCTGTGACCTTTGTCACCTCGGGGTTGGTGCCTATGCCAAGCTCTGCCATCACGTCGCAGTCCCCTTCAGCTTCACGGAGCATTGAGGCAAACACGCCGGCGTTTTCTTCCGCCGAAAAATCGACTACCCTGCCCTTGCTGAAGGCAAGCCGCAGGTCCTTGATTCTCCTGCCCTGGTGGAATACCTGGTCAAAAACAGCCACCCCTTCGGCGCTCTCCTCGACGGGGGCAACCCATACCTCTCCGCAGGGCCAGTTGGTGGTGAGGTTTCCCGCGGCGATATCCTCCTCGTCGAATATCCCCGAGTCCAGCAGCAGAGGCCTTCCCTCCAGTGACAGCGTGATTGCGGTGCCTTTTTCAGACTCGATGCGGACTTTCTTCGCATTATCGAGAAACGGCGCAATGGCTTTCTGCCTGCGGCGCATCGCCGGGAGATCGATAAGAACGGCCCGCCAGAAGAGATCATGGTATTCCTCGAAAGGCAGGCCGAAGAATTCAGCCCTCCCGGGGGTTGGGAAGCCCATGCCAAGGGTGCGGAGCTTCCTGGTCTTTTTCATCTCGCTGAACAGCTTCATTATGGGCATTGCAGCGGAGGCCATGGCAAGGCTTCTCTCTTCGGGGAGATCGGAGAGCAGCAGGGGGTCTTCGCTTGAGCCTATGGAGATGACGCAGTCGGTGATCTCGATCTTCTTCCGGGCCGGCAGGGAAGCACGCTTCAGGTATTCCAGCGGCACTTCAAAGGCAACTCTTCTTGCAAGATGATCACTTATGATCTCAAGCATCACTGAAGCGCCGGCACATTGAACCTCCAGGGCTATCTCCTCGAGGAAGGCCGCAATATGAAGGCCGCCCCTCACGCTTACCACTTCTCCCTCGCGGATACTGAGGGCCTTCACCATGCTCCTGGCCACTTCTCTGAAATCAACATTTATCAAGGCGAATCACCGTCCCCTTCTGTTCATGCGAGGCATTTCACCCACCACTTCGGGAGAAATGGCATCGAAACCTCCCGTAAAACAGGGACAGACTCTTATTTTAACTTTTTCTCGCAATTGGCCCGAAGGAAAGTGGCCCTGTTCGAACAATTAATAACCATAGGGGAGCTTCCCGGGTTTTGGTCCCGGGCTTTGGAATGAACATGAAAAAACAGTCGATTCATAAATATACCGGGGTCGCCCTTCTGATGCTTGCCCTATTTTCATTCACCGGTGCACGGGCATCAGAAGCGCAGAATGCCCTGGAAATCACACGCTATAAAATAAGCGCGGCGATACCGGAGGACTGCAGGTCCCTTCATGTAAAAGCCCTGGCCACCATCTCCGGCAGAGGCCACCGCAGTCCTTCCCCTGTAATATTCACCCTGGGTCAGAACTTCAAGGGCGCCCTTGTTGAAGAGGTGGCCGTCTTTGACGGCGCCGGCATGCCCATAGAATTCAGTTTTGCCGGTGGAGAGCTCTCGACGGACTACCCACCGGAATCCCCCGCCGGAGAAAGGCAGATCCTCATTGAATATGATCTGAAAGAAGCGGAAGGCGGCGCGAAAGATCCTTACGGGCCTTTCGCGTTCCGGCTTGCTCCCGCGGGATGCCATATCAACGCGGCAATCACGAGAACTGACAACTGGTTCCCCAGGCTTGGCGGCAGTGAGATAAAGGCCCTCCCGCCCTTTGAGCTCACCCTTGATGTGCCGGGAAAATTCGAAGTGATGGCATCCGGGAGGCTCCTCGGCTGCAGCCAGGAGGGGGGGAGGAAGATCTACCGCTGGGCGGCGTACAAAGACCTCACAGACCGAAGCCTCTATTTCTTCACAAGGGAAGCGGTAAAAGTGAGGAAAACTTTTGATGACGGATTTGCCGTGGATCTCTACCTTCCCCCGGGGGCCCGTGAGGAAAACATACAGACACTTGCAGCAACAATCCACGGGAGTTACCG
The window above is part of the Candidatus Eremiobacterota bacterium genome. Proteins encoded here:
- a CDS encoding aminopeptidase, encoding MINVDFREVARSMVKALSIREGEVVSVRGGLHIAAFLEEIALEVQCAGASVMLEIISDHLARRVAFEVPLEYLKRASLPARKKIEITDCVISIGSSEDPLLLSDLPEERSLAMASAAMPIMKLFSEMKKTRKLRTLGMGFPTPGRAEFFGLPFEEYHDLFWRAVLIDLPAMRRRQKAIAPFLDNAKKVRIESEKGTAITLSLEGRPLLLDSGIFDEEDIAAGNLTTNWPCGEVWVAPVEESAEGVAVFDQVFHQGRRIKDLRLAFSKGRVVDFSAEENAGVFASMLREAEGDCDVMAELGIGTNPEVTKVTGDTILDEKILGSVHLAIGNNSSFGGNSTSTMHKDMVIMCPSLFVNEKPLILGGKFCV